Part of the Triticum urartu cultivar G1812 chromosome 2, Tu2.1, whole genome shotgun sequence genome, CACTCCACACCAGGATCATATGTAGTAGAGCAGAGCAACAGAGCAGGACATAGCCGACCTTCGAAGATGGCCATGCTCCAGGAACACCTAGAGAAGAAGGGGAACATCATCTTCCATCTATATCACCAAGGAGGGACCCTACCCCCTCGCCATGGCTCGTAGGCGCCGCACCGTCGGGAATTCGAGAAGCTCACCCTAGAGCTAGAAGAATGCCGCCCTCACATCGAAAGGTGGACATAGTGCGGCCACTTCGATTTGGGATATCCCTAGCCGGCCGCTCCGCCACGGTCCATGTCCAACTAGGTGGAGATAAGCTTCGTGGAATCGGACGATGAAGAGGAGGCAGCTCAATCCCTCACCTGCAGCGCCTCCCGACCGCATCCCGCCTCCCTAACGGCGCCTCCAGCAAGGTCACGACGCGCaaggcgccgccgccgccaaatCCGAGAAGATATAAGGTTTGCACCCGGACAGGGTGGATCGGGGTGGAAAGCAGGGGACCTCGGTTGCGCCCCCATGGAGGAAAACATCGCCCTTGGGCGTTGCCGCCGACGGACTGGCCAGACCGGCCAAGGTTTCCCCCAGTCCCCTAGCTGGCCACCAACGCGCACCAACGCCGGAGCCAGAGAGCAAATCACTAGCCACCACCGACGGCAAGAGAGAGGTAGCAATGAGAGGGATTTTGAACCTCCAGATCTGACGAAGAAATCGCGCCGCGGCAGGATTCCACCAACCACCCGCCGCCCGCGCGGCCAGGCACGCTGGCCAGCACCCCTGCGAACGCCGCCCATCGCCCGACGGCGCCGCCTCTCCAGTTGGGGCCGCCGCCCCAGGAACCGCAAGCCTCCGAGAGGGGATGGAGCGCCAAGATCCCCGCCACCACCTTCACCGGCACCCGCGCGGGCTGCCCGGCGGCCGTCTCCGGTAGCGGCAAGGGGGTGAAGAAAGTGGAGGGGGGTGGCGGCGGCCACGGAACCCTAGTCGCCCCCAAATCGCCCAGGGAGGCGACGCGAGGGCCGGGAGGGGGGAACTTCCCCGCCCCGACTGACTTCCAGGGAACGATACAACGGCCCTCAAACTGACAGAGACTAACCTGCGCCCACGAGCGCCCGGTGAGGTGTCGGAGCACGGCATGGGCGGTCCCCGAGAGTAGGAGCGAGGCACCGTACGTACTGCGCATGCTTGTGCACCGCGTGATGCTAATACGTACGGAATACGGGTGTTACGGTTTTGTACCGCACTCGCGTTGCGGCTACTCAACACAACACAGCCGATGGAACCGTACTTACACGCACCGTTGGCGATACATCGACTGTGTACAATGCATTTACAAGCTACGGAAAATCATTAGGTTCTTACTTTTATACGTTCTTAACGTATGAAAGGTTCTCAATTTATGATAAGCCAGCCTGGAAATACACAAGGAATATTGCGTTTTTGCCATGGTAATGCTTCCTGATGAAAATAAGCTTAACTTACCCCTGTAGAAGTAGATCACATGCCTCGTGATCTCCAGGCATTAAAATGAAAAGGATCCAATTCCTGGAGGCAACAACACAACAAAGGCTAGCTAGCTGTTTTTGTAACATGCCACCGGACAATTATAGGGCCCAACCCAGTGGTGTCTGGAGTACCCAATCACGAACTCACGATCACGAACAACCTAGTTATCCTCCCAGGGTTACTTCACGCCGCAAGCCAATAGAATCATGTGCATGCAGCTATTGACCTTCAATCAAGCTGTTCATCAACACACAATATGTTGTTACCAGCGGATTCGTTTGGTGGACACAATTACAAGTTGTCGGGCTGATCAACGACTAGTGAGATGTACTTGTACACTCCAACCTTCAAATCTATGCATGAAACCTTTCTTAATCACTTACACATATATTGATTAGCCAACATTCATATAATATAAAATGGACAGTTCCGACACGCAGGACGCAACAATGCCGGACAACAAAGCACGACTTCTTAGTaattcaacacacacacacacacacacaaacacacacacacagagagagagagagaggtcaaTTAAATACACACTTTATCTTCCCTCTCGCAAAATAGTCGCTGAGGACTCTCCTGATACAGTGGCAACACTCGCTATGGGTTGAGAACATGGCATGTTGTGCGAATCAAACCCTTCATTTTGCATTTGGGCCATCATGATGTAGCTTATGTAGGCTGGTGATAAATCAGGAGGCAATTGATCATGGTCGAGGTACTGCATGACCTTTCGCATGATAGGCCACGCGTTGGGCGATGGATATGTGCATAGCAAACCTAATTTGAGCACGATGGTTACCTCTTCCGTGTTGAATTCCCGTCCGAGTCGTGGATCCACCGTGTCGAGCATTGAGCCGTTGTGGTGGTGCTCAAGCACCCACTCGACCAACAACACCCGATTGTTCTGCTCATCGATGAAGATTGGCTTGCGTCCACATGTGACCTCTAGGAGAAACACGCCAAATGCTTACACATCGGAGAAGGGTGTTGGCCTCCCCTTGCGTGAGAGTTCAGGCGCAAGATATCCCATGGTGCCAGCCACATGGGTGGTTTCAGCGGTGTTTTCATGGTCATATATCCTTGCCAAACCAAAATCGCCTAACCGTCCATTCATCTTACTATCCAATAGCACATTGTTTGCCTTTATATCTCGGTGAATGACAACCTGCTCCCATTCCTCATGTAGATACAGTAAGCTTGATGCCACACCTTTGATGATAGAGTGTAGATACAGTAAGCTTGATGCCACACCTTTGATGATAGAATACCTCTGAGACCAACACAAAGTTGGGCTATTTCTACTATGCAGATACTTTTTAAGACTACCATTTTTCATGTAATCATAAACCAGGAGAAGCTCACCCTTCCGTCTGCAGTAGCCTAACAATTGTGTGATATTTCGGTGTCGAAGACGACCAATGCTCACCACCTCGGCAATGAACTCCCTTACTCCTTGCCTTGAATCGTGTGACATCCTCTTTACGGCGACCTCCATGGCAGGCTTGCGAAGCATACCCTTATAGACACTTCCAAAACCTCCCCTATCGAGCAGATTGTTGTTGCTGAACCCTTCGGTTGCATGAAACAAGTCCTTGTAAGAGAATCGGTTTGGGCCGAACGGAACCTCCCAGTCCTCATGCACCTCGGAGTACTTGAGACGCCGTCTTACAAATACGTAGAATCCGATTGCTATAGCCGAAACCAGTGTCGCCGACGCTAAGGCCAGCACAATCTCCAGAACCTTGGACTTTGGCGAGACCAACGGCGGCAAGGCCGGCAGTGCTGAGATGTTCAGCGCAGGGGCTGGGCTATCCAGCGCGAAGCTCCAGGCGAGGACGAAGTGTCGTGTGGTGAGCACGCCTGTCGCTGACGAGAAGCCGACGTACGCCGTGCTCTGCATCACGCCAGAGAGGTCGATGGTGGTCTGCAGCAGGGTTAAGTAGGGCCTGGGAACGCCCAAGGGAGCTATGGTCACGGTGATCTCTGTGGTCCTCTTGTCATAGTCCACCCACACTTGCATGGCCTTCCGGCTTATCAGACTTAGCTTCTGGAAACTCCCGATGTCATCGTTGGCATAGTACCCGGCGTCGGCGGAGCCGAGCGACACCAGGCTATCAACGTCGACGCCGACGTGGTTGCTGTTGATGTCGCGGAATTCGGCGTTAAAGAGTGTGTCCAACTCCACGGCGAAGATGTGGTCGCTCGGGTTGCCTCCATCGGTGTCGGTGAGGCCCAAGAACTGGCCTGGCGACGCAGTGGAGAGCAACTCCCTGGACGCTGAGACGAAGAAGGCCATGCCATGGCTGCTTAGGTCGGCGTACTGCCCGTAGATGGCGAAGACGAAAGTAGTGGAGAAAGACCGCACGGCGCCGGTGCCGTTCGCCTCGGCGCGAAACATCAGAGGCGACGGGTGGAAGGCCTGGCCTTTCGTCTGAATGGTGCCGTTGGTCAGCATGAGGAGGCCGTTCGACTTGACGACTGCGCCTTCGAGCGTCAGGTTCGCAGCCGTGAACCCGTTGTAGGCGAACTGCCGACCGTCACTGGTGCCACCGCCGCCGGTGGCCGCGAGGCAGCGACCGGCAGCCATGAGGATCAGGAGGAGCGGAGCGACCAGGTGGTAAGGCTCGAGAAGCATGGCTCTCTTATCACCAGCAGCGCAGAAGGATCGCACGCCAGTCTCTTTGTCCTAGGCCATGGTGCCTTGGAATTCTGAACTGTGCCGATATCTCCTTGTGAGAGCTTGCGAGGTGTCGTGAGGTGGGAGCCTTGTGCTTGAATGCAATAATACTTTTCTAGTACTATTTGAGACGTGAGTGGACCGACCAGGCAAGGCAAGTCTCAGGTCGTCGCTCTAGACTTCTAGTACTTGCTACGTACGCTTCAgaaaaaacgttcttatattatgggacggatgAAGTAGTAGTCATTTTGGGATGTCGGTGTTATTCGGCACCGTGCTAGACGGGAAAAATATGGTCATCACTCGCCAGATCGTCCAATTAATGGCGCGTTAGGCATGCTAGCGTTTTCTACATGCCTGTCACCCAAGTTTCATCGCAGTCATTGTCGTGTTCATCCGTATACGTGTGCGCTTGCAGTTGCGCGGGTTGATGCGGTGCGAAATGACACAGCGCGCGTTGTGGCAGCGGCCGTGGCCTGGTCGTCTTCGCGGCAACACCTATGAAAATCGAACGCAAAATTATAGCGTATGCAGTAGGAGGAAGGGGAGGGACAGGAGCAACGTAGTGCACGACGTCTCCGAGCTTTTCTGAATGTTTTTCGCTGACCAGTTTTTTCAAGCTCCTTACCGAGAGATTTATCTCCGCACCCTGCGTCTCGGTGGGTGGTATCACTATGAACATCCTTGCCGAATCTTTTCAGTCTTATGTTTTTGGATAACTTGAAATGAATTGTCATCAGCTGCACGGTTTATCATGGTAATTTTGATTCAAGTTTCCTAAGTTGAAGCGATGCAATCACAGACCCCTTATGTATCTTGACTGATAGCCGTCGCAATCACAGGTGATATCACCATGAACTTCAGgctggagtttttgttttttgcttgCACTATGTACCTGATAATCCCAGCAGAATGTTGTCGATAGTTGTGCTTTCTGTATAAAGCAGGGCCTGAAGGTGTATGCAGTCCATGTAAATGACACTGTTCACTGTCCGGCACAGAAGCATGGTTTTCAATTTCAGTGAGATTTCGATGAAATTCACTTAATTTCAATAATTTCAGTAGACACTTACTTATTTACTTTTTGGTCAAAATATTTCAGTAGTACACAGGAATTCAAATATTTCTCAAAATGAttataaaaaaatcaaatatttaATTGAATTCAAGTGAATATTTCAGTCCTTTGACCGAAATGCAAACCGGATAAGGATCACAGCTGAATTTGGGTTGGTGCTGAATTTTTTCTGAAACTGAAAGTGAAAACCATGCACAGAACCATCACAGCTGAATACCGGATTGGTAGCCAAGAAACACTGATTGGTCCCCTTTCAGGTTGCGATCGGTGGTACCGCCGCTTGCTTCTTCAACGATGTAGGTGGACAAGGTATTTCATAGCTGGAATGCTCCGAGGTCGCCTCTAGCTGAGTGTCCCCAGTGCTTTTGGTATAAAATGCAACCTCATTCGGATCAGGTGCGTCTTCAGAATGCACTTGATTGTAGTTAGGAAAATTTTCTGTCAAGTCAAGGATTCTGCTAACGGGTCGACGTGCTTCTTGACAGAGAGCTTCCTCGGTAGGCTTTCGACCCTCGAGGTGATGAAGTCGACAAGGGCACTACGGCCATCTGTGGCAATGTTGGCATTCTCGTCGGCCTTGTTGGCGCCATTGTCTTCTGTGATGTCACACGCACGAGTAGAGGCTGCACCTGGAGACAGCCATGCCCCGAACGAGCTCTCAACGAGGTAATTGCTTCTCTCCTTGGTCACTGGTACTGCAGGGCATGGCGCTTCGGTGTTTGACATTTCAGGCGAATCTGCTGAAGACAAAATGTGTGTTTCCGATGCTTCACTCTCTGACGAATGCTGATTGTGTAAGGTGTGCATTTGACGTCTGAATCTTCTGATCATGTAACGGTATTTAAGTTGCCGGAGCGTATCGGACAAGGTACCTGTTTTGAATCTGCAGGAGGTTCAAATGTCAGGTTAATTTGGATGCTAAAGAATGAACACCGAAAAGAAAGCTGGAAAAAAGCGAGAAATGAGCTAGGGAAATTTAAGAAGTGTTACATGGAGTATTTTGTATGGTGGGCTTCCTCGGCAGGAGGTTTCGAATGGATGTCTGAACACTGAAGGTCTGGTTTGGTTTCATGCTGTGCAGAGTGGGTTCTGAAGAAGGAGGGGTCGGTGTATCTCTTCAAGCACGCTCCCTCGCCACCAGCATCATACCTGCACCCAAAACAAGCCCAAATTAACCAGGGAAAAGCTCATATTGAGCTGCTTAATTTTCAGTAAAGAAGTGTTACTTGTCCAGCATGGACAGTTGCGGAGGCCCGCGGCGACCCTGGATGAGCTTTGCGATGGAACACGGCCTTGTTCCTCCCACCACAATCACCGGCGGCGGCCGATCGACACGGTGGTCTGCGACGGGATAACTTCTGGCCGATGAAGTACACAAGCGTGTGTGTGCAGGAAGCAGGGCCGTCCATTCCGCTCCTCGACGAGCGGCAGCGCCTCCTCGAGCCGCCGTGCCCCCAGCGTGAGGCCGCGCACCCGAGCGGACACCGCCGTCGCTTGGTCGTGCAGGCCGTCGGACACCTCCACGGCAAGCCTGAAGATCAGGTTCAAAGCTAGTCTGGTGAATTTGCAGTACGTAGCCGCACGTACGTATAGAAAGCCATGGGGAAGCTGAAGCTGAACTAGTGCAGTTGCAGACTTGTAGTATGCAGCAGGACGGAGGGACAGGAGCAACGTACTGTGCGGGGTCTCCAAGCTGACGGAGGAGGCTCACGAGGCCGGCCATGGCGGCCTCGGACAGCTCGGTGTGGCTGGACTCGTTGCCGTCGGTGGCGACCTTGGGCCTTGACAGTAGCGTCAGAAGCTGGGCGATGCTCAAATCAAAGGACATACAACGGCGCGTACAACCAAATGGAATCATGTGCACGTCGCTCTTGACCTTCAATCAAGCTGTGCATGAACACGCAATGTGCTGTTACCGGCCGATTCATTTGGTGGACACAACTACAGGTTGACAGGCTGGTCAACGAGACAACGACTCGTCAGAGCACGTGTACACTCTAATCTTTCTTAATTGTAGCACCTACTCAGCCGTTTGAACGGATCGAACAGTGAAGGTACACTTCGAAGCTATTGCATGAAATCTTTCTTAACCACTTGTACTTATACATATAGTGATTAACCAACATTCATTGAACGGAAAATGGACAGTTCCAACATGCAGGACGGAGCTATGCCGAACCACAAGCATAGCTTTTTGTTTGACAGCAACAAAGCATAACTTCTTAATACAACTCCTTCCACCAAATTAGTgaaaacagagagagagagagagagagagagagagagaggtcaaTTACATACATGATTCATCTTCCCTCTCGCAAAATGGTCTCATCCGACACAGTGGCGACACTCATTGCGGGCTGAGAACATGGCATGTTGTGTGAATCAAATCCTTCATTTTGCATTTGGGCCATCATTATATAGCTTATGTAGGCCGGAGATAAATCAGGAGGCGATTGACCATGGTCGAGGTACTGCATGACCTTTCGCATGATAGGCCGTGCATTGGGTGACGGGTACGTGCATAGCAAACCCTATTTGAGCACGATGGTTACCTCCTCCGTGTTGAATTCCCTTCCGAGTCGTGGATCCACCGTGTCGAGCATTGAGCCGTCATGGTGGTGCTCAAGCACCCACTCGACCAACAACACCCGGTTGTTTTGCTCATCGATGAAGATTGGCTTGCGTCCACATGTGACCTCTAGGAGAAACACACCAAACGCGTACACATCAGAGAAGGGTGTTGGCCTCCCCGCGCGCGAGAGCTCAGGTGCAAGATATCCGATAGTGCCAGCCACATGGGTGGTTTCAGCGGTGGTTTCGTGGTCGTATATCCTTGCAAGACCAAAATCGCCCAACCTTCCATTCATCTTACTATCCAAGAGCACATTGCTTGCCTTTGTATCTCTGTGGATGACGACCTGCTCCCAATCCTCATGGAGATATAACAAACTTGATGCCACACCTTTGACGATCGAATACCTCCGGGACCAGCATATAGTTGGGCCATTTCTTGTGTGTAGGTACTTGTCAAGACTACCATTTTCCATGTAGTCATATACCAGTAGAAGCTCCCCCTTACGCCTGCAATAGCCCAACAATTGTGTGATATTTCGGTGCCGAAGACGACCAATGCTCACCAcctcggtgatgaactccttaaCCCCTTGCCTTGAATCATGTGACATTCTCTTCACTGCGACCTCCATGCCAGGCTTACGAAGCACACCCTTATATACACTTCCGAAACCTCCCCTCCCAAGTAGGTTCTTGTCACTGAACCCCTCGGTTGCATGAAACAAGTCCTTATAACAGAATCGATTTGAGCCAAACGGGACCTCCCAGTCTTCATGCACCGCAGAGTACGTGAGACGTCTTACAAATATGTAGATTCCGAGGCCTATGGCGGAAACCACCGTCGCCGACGTTACGGCCAGCACTATCTCCAGAATCTTGGAATTGGACTTTGGCTTGGGCCAGGCTAACGGCGGCAAGGCCGGCAGCGCTGAGATGTTCAGCGCAGGGGCTGGGCTATCCAGCGCAAAGCTCCAGCCGAAGACGAAGTGTCCTGTGGCGAGTGCGCCCGTTGCCGCCGAGAAGCCAATGCACGCCGTGCTCTGCACCACACCCGAGAGGTCGACGGTGGTCTGCAGAAGAGGGTACTTGGGTCTGGCCACGCCCAAGGGAGCCATGGTCACGTTGACCTGTGTGGCCCGGCCGTCGTAGTCCACCCACACCTGCATGGCCTTCCCACTGGTCAGGCTTAGGTTATTGAACTTTGGGCCGTACCCATTATATCCGAAGTCATCGAGGTACCCGGGCACTGCGGATACGACCGACACCAAGCTATCGACGTCGACTCCGACGTGGTTGTTGTTGATGTCGCGGAAGTCGTCGTTGAAGAGCGTATCGAACTCCACGGCAAAGATGTGCTCGCTCCGGTTACCTCCATCGGTGTGGTTGAGGAGGCCCAAGAACTGGCCTGGCATCGCAGTGGAGAGCGCCTCATTGGATTCGGAAACGAAGAAGGCCATGCCGGGGCTGCTTAGGTTGGCGGACTGCCCGTAGATGGCGAAGACGAAAGTAGTGGAGAAGGACCGTGCGGCACCGGTGGCGTTCGCCTCGACGCGGAACGGCAGCGGGGACGGGTGGAAGGCCTGGCCTTTTGCCTGAGTGGTGCCGTTGGTCAGCATGAGGAGGCCATCCGGTGTGAAGGCGGCGCCATCGAGCGTCAGGTTCGCGCCTGTGAAGCCGTTGTAGGCGAACTCCCGACCGTCATCGGTGCCGCCACCGCCGGTGGCCGCGAGGCAGCGACCAGTAGCCATGAGTAGCAAGAGGAGCAGAGCGACGAGGTGGCAAGTCTCGAGAGGCATGGCTCTCCTATCACCAGCGGCGCACAGAGGCCGCACGCCGGTCTCTTTGTCCTTGGCCATGGTGCTTGGGATTTCTGAACTGTAGACGGCCAAGAGGACAACTTTTATCTCCTTATGAGTGCTTCCGAGGTGTGGTTATATTGGAACCCTTGTGGTTGAATGCAATACTTTTCAATTTGAGACGCGAGTGAACCGGCCAGGCAAGGCAACCTCAAGTCTCAAGTCGTCGTTCTAGACTTCTAGTACGGGCGTGCTACCTACGCTTCAGGCCAATGCCCGGTGACAAACTGACAATCCACTCACTTAATGCTTGGTTGGATCTAGTCATTTTGTGATGTCGGTGTTATTCGGCACCGCGTTAGACGGGGAAAATATGGTCATCACTTGT contains:
- the LOC125540920 gene encoding L-type lectin-domain containing receptor kinase SIT2-like, yielding MLLEPYHLVAPLLLILMAAGRCLAATGGGGTSDGRQFAYNGFTAANLTLEGAVVKSNGLLMLTNGTIQTKGQAFHPSPLMFRAEANGTGAVRSFSTTFVFAIYGQYADLSSHGMAFFVSASRELLSTASPGQFLGLTDTDGGNPSDHIFAVELDTLFNAEFRDINSNHVGVDVDSLVSLGSADAGYYANDDIGSFQKLSLISRKAMQVWVDYDKRTTEITVTIAPLGVPRPYLTLLQTTIDLSGVMQSTAYVGFSSATGVLTTRHFVLAWSFALDSPAPALNISALPALPPLVSPKSKVLEIVLALASATLVSAIAIGFYVFVRRRLKYSEVHEDWEVPFGPNRFSYKDLFHATEGFSNNNLLDRGGFGSVYKGMLRKPAMEVAVKRMSHDSRQGVREFIAEVVSIGRLRHRNITQLLGYCRRKGELLLVYDYMKNGSLKKYLHSRNSPTLCWSQRYSIIKGVASSLLYLHSIIKGVASSLLYLHEEWEQVVIHRDIKANNVLLDSKMNGRLGDFGLARIYDHENTAETTHVAGTMGYLAPELSRKGRPTPFSDV
- the LOC125540921 gene encoding L-type lectin-domain containing receptor kinase SIT2-like encodes the protein MAKDKETGVRPLCAAGDRRAMPLETCHLVALLLLLLMATGRCLAATGGGGTDDGREFAYNGFTGANLTLDGAAFTPDGLLMLTNGTTQAKGQAFHPSPLPFRVEANATGAARSFSTTFVFAIYGQSANLSSPGMAFFVSESNEALSTAMPGQFLGLLNHTDGGNRSEHIFAVEFDTLFNDDFRDINNNHVGVDVDSLVSVVSAVPGYLDDFGYNGYGPKFNNLSLTSGKAMQVWVDYDGRATQVNVTMAPLGVARPKYPLLQTTVDLSGVVQSTACIGFSAATGALATGHFVFGWSFALDSPAPALNISALPALPPLAWPKPKSNSKILEIVLAVTSATVVSAIGLGIYIFVRRLTYSAVHEDWEVPFGSNRFCYKDLFHATEGFSDKNLLGRGGFGSVYKGVLRKPGMEVAVKRMSHDSRQGVKEFITEVVSIGRLRHRNITQLLGYCRRKGELLLVYDYMENGSLDKYLHTRNGPTICWSRRYSIVKGVASSLLYLHEDWEQVVIHRDTKASNVLLDSKMNGRLGDFGLARIYDHETTAETTHVAGTIGYLAPELSRAGRPTPFSDVYAFGVFLLEVTCGRKPIFIDEQNNRVLLVEWVLEHHHDGSMLDTVDPRLGREFNTEEVTIVLK